Proteins encoded by one window of Cyclobacteriaceae bacterium:
- a CDS encoding TonB-dependent receptor yields the protein MLSKAKILMVAGVVWAFQSVAQEAAVQGWVRAKEAPVSFATVALRGTNKGTITNADGSFEFKGINAGSYVLEVSAVGFKKNTQQVNVSPSTQPITITMEEEVSQLDEVVVTGTMQEVTKLRSPIPVEVYAPVLFKKNPVPNIFESLNMVNGVQPQVNCNVCNTGDIHINGLEGPYTMILIDGMPIVSSLSTVYGLAGIPNAMVKRIEVVKGPASTLYGSEAVGGLINIITKEPHNMPVLQADVFGTSVGEMNLDISVAGKVGKTSTLLGINHFQYRNKRDINNDNFTDIPVQQRISVFNKWEFPKQKGSLALRYFYEDRWGGELQWNRKYRGSDVYYGESIYTNRWEVIGTQALNTNAAIDYSYNYHLQDSYYGTVKYKADQHVAFAQMRWNRKMGAHTLLAGLPVRFIYYDDNTPGTAELSGDNTPSVTFLPGVFVQHEVELSKSFSTLAGLRYDHHNIHGNIFTPRLSFRYAPAANSVFRFTTGSGYRVVNLFTEDHAALTGSREVVIEDELKPEQSWNVNLNYTHTIPFASGFLNVDGSLFYTYFSNKIVGDFLADPDKIIYDNLDGHAISKGITLNSDLQFTSGFSVLAGITIMDVYNREGGEKIPQLFAPRFSGTLATSYTTPNKAWMIDLTGRFNGPMHLPVQPNDFRPDKSPVVPLMNIQVTRTIVSKSEKHQWEIYGGVKNLLNFIPEHPLMRPFDPFDRNTDVNNPNNYTFDTAYNYAPVQGLKGFLGVRYTWR from the coding sequence ATGCTTAGTAAGGCTAAAATTTTGATGGTGGCAGGGGTTGTATGGGCCTTTCAGTCGGTGGCACAGGAAGCCGCAGTACAGGGGTGGGTACGGGCCAAGGAAGCGCCTGTGTCTTTTGCCACGGTGGCCTTGCGCGGCACAAACAAGGGCACAATCACCAATGCCGATGGATCGTTTGAGTTTAAGGGAATAAATGCGGGCTCCTACGTGTTGGAAGTTTCGGCCGTAGGGTTCAAAAAAAATACGCAACAGGTTAATGTCAGTCCGTCAACCCAACCGATAACCATTACCATGGAAGAAGAAGTGAGCCAGCTTGATGAGGTAGTGGTAACGGGAACCATGCAGGAGGTAACAAAACTCAGGTCACCGATTCCGGTGGAGGTTTACGCTCCGGTGTTGTTTAAGAAAAATCCGGTGCCCAATATTTTTGAATCGCTGAACATGGTGAATGGTGTGCAGCCGCAAGTGAACTGCAACGTATGCAACACGGGTGATATACACATTAACGGATTGGAAGGACCATACACGATGATCTTAATTGATGGCATGCCCATTGTGAGCAGCTTATCAACCGTATACGGATTGGCCGGCATACCCAACGCTATGGTGAAGCGCATTGAAGTGGTGAAAGGTCCGGCTTCCACATTGTATGGTTCGGAAGCTGTTGGCGGGTTGATCAACATCATCACCAAAGAACCACACAACATGCCCGTGTTACAAGCAGATGTTTTTGGAACCAGTGTGGGTGAAATGAACCTGGATATTTCGGTGGCCGGAAAAGTGGGCAAGACTTCAACCCTGCTGGGGATCAATCATTTTCAATACCGAAACAAACGCGATATCAACAACGATAATTTTACCGACATCCCGGTGCAGCAACGCATTTCCGTTTTCAACAAATGGGAATTTCCAAAACAAAAAGGGTCATTGGCGTTGCGGTACTTTTATGAAGACCGGTGGGGCGGAGAACTGCAATGGAACCGAAAGTACCGCGGGTCGGATGTATATTATGGAGAATCCATTTATACCAATCGGTGGGAAGTGATCGGCACACAAGCACTCAACACCAATGCGGCTATCGATTATTCCTATAACTACCACCTGCAGGATTCGTATTACGGTACCGTCAAGTACAAGGCCGATCAGCATGTTGCGTTTGCGCAGATGCGTTGGAACCGGAAGATGGGTGCACACACGTTGCTGGCGGGTTTGCCCGTACGGTTTATTTATTATGATGATAACACTCCGGGCACGGCTGAACTTTCTGGCGACAACACACCCTCGGTTACTTTCTTACCGGGAGTTTTTGTGCAGCACGAAGTGGAACTCAGTAAATCATTTTCTACGCTCGCAGGTTTGCGTTATGATCACCACAACATTCACGGAAATATTTTCACACCACGTTTAAGTTTTCGGTATGCGCCTGCTGCAAACAGCGTCTTTCGATTTACTACCGGCAGTGGCTATCGCGTAGTGAATTTGTTTACGGAAGATCATGCTGCCCTTACCGGCTCGCGCGAAGTGGTAATTGAAGATGAACTGAAGCCGGAACAATCGTGGAATGTGAACCTGAACTATACGCATACAATTCCATTCGCATCAGGCTTTTTGAATGTTGACGGATCGTTGTTCTATACGTACTTCTCAAACAAGATTGTTGGTGATTTTTTAGCTGACCCCGATAAAATCATTTACGACAACCTGGATGGGCACGCCATATCGAAAGGCATCACGCTGAACTCCGATTTACAGTTCACTTCCGGGTTTTCGGTGCTGGCCGGTATTACCATAATGGATGTGTACAACAGGGAGGGGGGAGAAAAAATTCCGCAGCTTTTTGCGCCTCGCTTTTCCGGAACATTGGCCACGTCCTACACCACGCCAAACAAAGCGTGGATGATAGACCTCACCGGAAGGTTTAATGGCCCGATGCACTTGCCCGTGCAGCCCAATGATTTCCGCCCGGATAAATCGCCTGTGGTTCCGTTAATGAATATTCAGGTAACACGGACGATAGTCAGCAAAAGCGAAAAACACCAATGGGAAATTTACGGTGGTGTAAAAAATCTGTTGAACTTCATTCCCGAGCATCCGTTGATGCGACCATTCGATCCGTTTGATCGAAACACCGATGTGAATAACCCAAACAACTACACATTCGATACGGCCTACAACTACGCGCCTGTTCAGGGGTTGAAAGGATTTTTGGGTGTGCGGTATACGTGGAGATAG
- a CDS encoding glycoside hydrolase family 2 TIM barrel-domain containing protein, translating to MKPIQFLTFSLLIISVLSCSQKKEADEARDTKPVREVWSREQAHDWYKQWGWLRGCDFIPSTAINQLEMWQAETFDTATINKELGWAQAIGLNSMRVYLHHAAWQTDQEGFKDRVSQYLAIADKHGISTLFVFFDDCWNPTFETGTQPEPKPGVHNSGWLRDPGDILHQDSTLIHTLEAYVKDVLTEFSNDPRIVLWDLYNEPGNSNYKNKSMPLLQNVFQWGREVNPSQPLSVGVWNKELLELNTFQLANSDVITYHNYGDAEDHQQWIDSLQTYGKPLICTEYMARTRNSRFDNIMPLLKKENIGAYNWGLVAGKTNTIYAWDTPMPDGKEPEVWFHDIFRKDGTPYKPEEVELIKKLTGKN from the coding sequence ATGAAACCCATACAATTTTTGACATTTAGTTTGTTGATTATCTCAGTGCTTTCCTGCAGTCAGAAAAAGGAAGCGGATGAGGCCCGTGATACAAAACCCGTGCGCGAGGTGTGGTCGCGCGAGCAAGCCCATGACTGGTATAAACAATGGGGTTGGTTACGCGGTTGTGATTTTATTCCCAGCACGGCCATCAATCAGTTGGAAATGTGGCAAGCCGAAACATTCGACACAGCCACGATAAACAAGGAGTTGGGATGGGCGCAAGCCATCGGACTTAATTCCATGCGGGTGTATTTGCATCATGCCGCCTGGCAAACCGACCAGGAAGGATTCAAGGATCGGGTGAGTCAATACCTGGCCATCGCGGATAAGCATGGCATCTCTACCTTGTTTGTTTTCTTCGATGATTGCTGGAACCCCACGTTTGAAACCGGCACACAGCCGGAACCCAAACCCGGTGTTCACAACTCCGGCTGGCTGCGCGATCCGGGCGATATCCTTCACCAGGATTCAACGCTTATACATACGCTTGAAGCCTATGTAAAAGATGTGCTTACGGAATTTTCAAATGACCCCCGCATTGTTTTATGGGACTTGTACAACGAACCGGGTAACTCGAATTATAAAAACAAGTCGATGCCGTTGTTGCAAAACGTTTTTCAGTGGGGCCGGGAGGTTAACCCGTCACAACCGCTGTCGGTTGGTGTTTGGAATAAAGAGCTGCTTGAACTCAATACGTTTCAGCTCGCCAACTCCGATGTGATCACCTACCACAATTATGGTGATGCGGAAGATCACCAACAGTGGATTGACAGCCTGCAAACGTACGGCAAGCCGTTAATCTGCACCGAATACATGGCACGAACCCGCAACAGCCGCTTTGATAACATTATGCCGCTACTGAAAAAGGAAAACATTGGTGCCTACAACTGGGGGCTTGTTGCCGGAAAAACCAATACCATTTACGCCTGGGATACGCCCATGCCTGATGGCAAAGAACCTGAAGTTTGGTTTCACGACATCTTCCGGAAGGATGGAACACCGTACAAGCCGGAAGAGGTTGAGCTTATTAAAAAGCTTACGGGGAAGAATTAG